A section of the Rattus norvegicus strain BN/NHsdMcwi chromosome 15, GRCr8, whole genome shotgun sequence genome encodes:
- the Rnase3 gene encoding eosinophil cationic protein precursor, whose amino-acid sequence MGLKLLESRLCLLLSLGLVLMLASCQPPTPSQWFEIQHIYNRAYPRCNDAMRHRNRFTGHCKDINTFLHTSFASVVGVCGNRNIPCGNRTYRNCHNSRYRVSITFCNLTTPARIYTQCRYQTTRSRKFYTVGCDPRTPRDSPMYPVVPVHLDRIF is encoded by the coding sequence ATGGGTCTGAAGCTGCTCGAGTCCAGACTTTGTCTCCTTCTGTCGCTGGGACTTGTCTTGATGCTTGCCTCATGCCAGCCACCAACCCCTTCCCAGTGGTTTGAAATCCAGCACATCTATAATAGGGCTTATCCCCGATGTAATGATGCAATGCGACACAGAAACAGATTCACAGGACATTGTAAGGACATAAATACTTTTCTTCATACAAGTTTTGCTAGTGTTGTTGGTGTGTGTGGCAATAGAAACATCCCCTGTGGAAACAGGACATATAGAAATTGTCATAACAGTCGATATCGGGTATCTATAACTTTCTGTAACCTCACAACTCCGGCAAGGATTTATACCCAATGTAGATACCAAACTACAAGATCCAGGAAGTTCTACACAGTTGGCTGTGACCCGAGGACTCCACGGGACAGTCCCATGTATCCAGTGGTTCCGGTTCACTTGGATAGGATATTTTAG
- the Rnase17 gene encoding ribonuclease 17 isoform X1 codes for MGLKLLESRLCLLLLLGLVLMLASCQPPTPSQWFEIQHIYNRAYPRCNDAMRHRNRFTRHCKDKNTFLHTSFASVVGVCGNRNIPCRNRRYRNCHNSPYRVSITFCNLTTPARIYTQCRYQTTRSRKFYTVGCDPRTPRDSPMYPVVPVHLDRIF; via the coding sequence ATGGGTCTGAAGCTGCTCGAGTCCAGACTTTGTCTCCTTCTGCTGCTGGGACTTGTCCTGATGCTTGCCTCATGCCAGCCACCAACCCCTTCCCAGTGGTTTGAAATCCAGCACATCTATAATAGGGCTTATCCACGATGTAATGATGCAATGCGACACAGAAACAGATTCACCAGACATTGTAAGGACAAAAATACTTTCCTTCATACAAGTTTTGCTAGTGTTGTTGGTGTGTGTGGCAATAGAAACATCCCCTGTAGAAACAGGAGATATAGAAATTGTCATAACAGTCCATATCGGGTATCTATAACTTTCTGTAACCTCACAACTCCGGCAAGGATTTATACCCAATGTAGATACCAAACTACAAGATCCAGGAAGTTCTACACAGTTGGCTGTGACCCGAGGACTCCACGGGACAGTCCCATGTATCCAGTGGTTCCGGTTCACTTGGATAGGATATTTTAG